From Coffea arabica cultivar ET-39 chromosome 2e, Coffea Arabica ET-39 HiFi, whole genome shotgun sequence, the proteins below share one genomic window:
- the LOC113731143 gene encoding myb-related protein 308-like, translated as MGRSPCCEKAHTNKGAWTKEEDDRLIAYIRAHGEGCWRSLPKAAGLLRCGKSCRLRWINYLRPDLKRGNFTEEEDELIIKLHGLLGNKWSLIAGRLPGRTDNEIKNYWNTHIRRKLLSRGIDPTTHRPISGGEQPSAAAAAASAPAAAAAAEVKTISFSSGGGVGATDNTNNNEVVQGKMMLLSCGSTSNSTSGGSKEEEKSPVGIGGGERCPDLNLELRISPPYQSQQQQYSDRQGFLMTGGVGRGNMSGATGPRRTTSGSSAVSLCFTCSLGIQNSKDCTCHNNSAAIGTSNLNIGGAYDFLGLKGSSVLDYRSLEMK; from the exons ATGGGAAGGTCTCCTTGCTGTGAGAAAGCTCATACTAACAAAGGGGCCTGGACCAAAGAAGAAGATGATCGACTCATAGCTTATATTCGGGCACATGGGGAAGGCTGCTGGCGATCACTGCCCAAGGCTGCCGGACTTCTTCGCTGCGGCAAGAGTTGCCGCCTTCGATGGATCAATTACTTAAGGCCTGACCTCAAGCGTGGCAACTTcactgaagaagaagatgagctCATTATTAAACTCCACGGTCTCCTTGGCAACAA GTGGTCTCTTATAGCTGGAAGATTGCCGGGGAGGACAGATAACGAGATAAAGAATTATTGGAATACCCACATCAGAAGGAAGCTTTTGAGCCGAGGTATAGATCCCACTACTCATCGCCCAATCAGCGGTGGCGAACAACCATCTGCTGCTGCTGCCGCCGCTTCTGcaccagcagcagcagcagcagcagaagtCAAAACTATTTCCTTTAGCAGTGGCGGCGGCGTTGGTGCAACAGATAATACTAATAACAATGAAGTTGTTCAGGGGAAGATGATGCTGCTGAGCTGCGGGAGTACTAGTAATAGTACGAGCGGAGGAAGCAAAGAGGAGGAGAAAAGCCCCGTTGGAATTGGAGGTGGGGAGCGCTGTCCTGATTTGAATCTTGAGCTCAGAATCAGCCCTCCTTACCAATCCCAACAGCAACAATATTCTGATCGTCAGGGCTTTCTGATGACCGGAGGAGTTGGCAGAGGAAACATGAGCGGCGCTACTGGCCCTCGTCGTACTACCAGTGGTAGTAGTGCAGTTTCTTTGTGTTTTACATGCAGCTTGGGAATACAAAACAGCAAAGACTGCACCTGCCATAATAATAGTGCTGCTATTGGCACCAGCAACCTTAACATTGGTGGTGCCTATGACTTTCTAGGTTTAAAGGGCAGCAGTGTTTTGGACTACAGAAGCTTGGAGATGAAGTaa
- the LOC140036715 gene encoding proteasome subunit alpha type-7 → MARYDRAITVFSPDGHLFQVEYALEAVRKGNAAVGVRGTDTIVLGVEKKSTPKLQDSRSVRKIVNLDDHIALACAGLKADARVLINRARIECQSHRLTVEDPVTVEYITRYIAGLQQKYTQSGGVRPFGLSTLIIGFDPYTGVPALYQTDPSGTFSAWKANATGRNSNSIREFLEKNYKETAGQETVKLAIRALLEVVESGGKNIEVAVMTKKDGLRQLEEAEIDAIVAEIEEEKAAAEAAKKAPQKET, encoded by the exons ATGGCTAGATACGACAGAGCCATTACTGTTTTCTCCCCCGACGGACATCTTTTTCAGGTGGAGTACGCCCTCGAGGCCGTCCGGAAAGGAAACGCCGCCGTTGGTGTCCGTGGAACCGACACTATCGTCCTTGGTGTTGAGAAGAAGTCTACTCCTAAGCTTCAAGACTCCAG ATCGGTTAGAAAGATTGTGAATTTAGATGATCATATTGCATTGGCCTGCGCTGGACTGAAAGCAGATGCTCGTGTTTTGATAAACCGGGCACGTATTGAATGTCAAAGTCATAGACTTACAGTTGAGGATCCGGTCACCGTTGAGTATATTACGCGCTACATCGCTGGACTTCAGCAGAAGTATACACAAAGTGGTGGTGTAAGACCATTTGGCCTTTCCACTTTGATAATTGGCTTTGACCCTTACACAGGTGTCCCTGCGTTATATCAGACAGATCCTTCAGGAACATTTTCAGCGTGGAAAGCCAATGCAACTGGGAGAAACTCAAACTCTATCAGGGAGTTTCTGGAGAAGAATTACAAGGAAACAGCTGGCCAAGAAACTGTAAAACTAGCTATTCGTGCATTGCTTGAA GTCGTTGAGAGTGGTGGGAAGAATATAGAAGTAGCTGTGATGACGAAAAAAGATGGGCTGAGGcaacttgaagaagctgaaATTGATGCTATTGTTGCTGAAATTGAAGAGGAGAAAGCAGCTGCAGAGGCTGCCAAGAAGGCTCCTCAAAAAGAAACCTAG
- the LOC113731147 gene encoding amino acid permease 4-like isoform X1, producing the protein MLTRSRTLPSRIYNGVVEERQDIRQYLQVEVQPKPQQEAEAINLQANYSKCFDDDGRLKRTGTLWTATSHIITAVIGSGVLSLAWAIGQLGWVAGPTVMLLFAFVILYTSNLLSQCYRSGNPVTGPRNYTYMDAVKATLGGRKVKICGLIPYINLFGVAIGYTIAASVSMMAIKRSNCFHESNGKDPCHMTSNGYMITFGIIEIIFSQIPDFDQVWWLSIVAAVMSFTYSTVGLSLGIAKVAENKSFRGSLTGISIGTITHAGTVTATQKLWRSLQALGAIAFAYSYSIILIEIQDTIKAPPAEYKTMKKATLISIATTTVFYLLCGCMGYAAFGDDAPGNLLTGFGFYNPYWLLDIANVAIVIHLVGAYQVYCQPFFAFVEKWSAQRWSNSDFVTAEYDIPIPFYGVYQLNFFRLSWRTAFVIVTSIIAMLMPFFNDVVGILGALGFWPLTVYFPIEIYVAQKKIGRWTTQWIGLQILSAACLLVSLSAAIGSVAGVVLELKTYKPFKTSY; encoded by the exons ATGTTAACCAGGAGTAGAACCCTTCCCTCAAGAATTTATAATGGTGTT GTTGAAGAGAGGCAAGACATCAGACAGTATTTGCAGGTGGAAGTCCAACCCAAACCTCAACAGGAAGCTGAAGCAATTAATCTGCAAGCTAACTATTCCAAGTGCTTTGATGATGATGGCCGGTTAAAGAGAACAG GAACTCTTTGGACTGCAACATCCCATATAATCACAGCCGTCATTGGCTCCGGTGTGCTATCATTAGCATGGGCTATAGGACAACTTGGGTGGGTTGCTGGACCAACTGTCATGCTTCTTTTTGCTTTTGTAATTCTCTACACGTCCAACCTCCTATCACAGTGCTATAGGTCTGGGAATCCTGTAACTGGACCACGGAATTACACTTACATGGATGCTGTCAAGGCAACCTTAG GAGGGAGAAAAGTAAAAATCTGTGGACTAATTCCGTATATCAATTTATTTGGTGTGGCTATTGGCTACACAATTGCAGCATCAGTCAGCATGAT GGCAAtaaaaagatcaaattgcttcCATGAGAGCAATGGTAAAGATCCCTGTCATATGACAAGCAATGGATACATGATTACCTTTGGAATCATTGAAATCATATTCTCCCAGATCCCTGATTTTGACCAAGTATGGTGGCTGTCCATAGTTGCAGCAGTTATGTCCTTCACATACTCTACTGTTGGTCTTTCTCTTGGCATTGCCAAGGTTGCAG AAAATAAAAGTTTCAGAGGAAGCCTAACAGGCATCAGCATAGGTACCATAACACACGCTGGAACAGTTACTGCAACACAGAAGTTATGGAGGAGTCTACAAGCTCTAGGAGCCATAGCATTTGCATACTCTTATTCCATCATCCTCATTGAAATTCAG GATACCATCAAAGCCCCTCCAGCTGAATACAAAACcatgaagaaggcaactctaaTCAGCATTGCGACCACAACCGTATTCTATTTACTCTGTGGATGCATGGGATATGCTGCATTTGGGGACGATGCTCCAGGAAACCTTCTTACTGGTTTCGGATTTTATAATCCATATTGGCTATTAGACATAGCTAACGTAGCCATTGTCATCCATCTTGTTGGTGCCTATCAA GTCTACTGCCAGCCGTTCTTTGCATTTGTGGAGAAATGGAGTGCACAAAGATGGTCAAATAGTGACTTTGTAACGGCAGAATATGACATACCTATCCCTTTTTATGGCGTGTACCAGCTCAATTTTTTCCGGCTGTCGTGGAGAACCGCTTTTGTAATTGTTACTAGTATCATCGCCATGCTCATGCCTTTCTTCAATGATGTTGTCGGCATACTCGGAGCACTAGGATTTTGGCCATTGACAGTATACTTCCCCATCGAGATTTATGTTGCTCAGAAGAAGATTGGGCGATGGACAACTCAATGGATTGGTCTACAGATATTAAGTGCAGCTTGTCTCCTTGTTTCACTATCTGCAGCAATTGGTTCCGTGGCTGGTGTCGTTCTTGAACTCAAAACAtacaaaccctttaaaactagCTATTAG
- the LOC113731147 gene encoding amino acid permease 2-like isoform X2, with protein sequence MLTRSRTLPSRIYNGVVEERQDIRQYLQVEVQPKPQQEAEAINLQANYSKCFDDDGRLKRTGTLWTATSHIITAVIGSGVLSLAWAIGQLGWVAGPTVMLLFAFVILYTSNLLSQCYRSGNPVTGPRNYTYMDAVKATLGGRKVKICGLIPYINLFGVAIGYTIAASVSMMAIKRSNCFHESNGKDPCHMTSNGYMITFGIIEIIFSQIPDFDQVWWLSIVAAVMSFTYSTVGLSLGIAKVAENKSFRGSLTGISIGTITHAGTVTATQKLWRSLQALGAIAFAYSYSIILIEIQVYCQPFFAFVEKWSAQRWSNSDFVTAEYDIPIPFYGVYQLNFFRLSWRTAFVIVTSIIAMLMPFFNDVVGILGALGFWPLTVYFPIEIYVAQKKIGRWTTQWIGLQILSAACLLVSLSAAIGSVAGVVLELKTYKPFKTSY encoded by the exons ATGTTAACCAGGAGTAGAACCCTTCCCTCAAGAATTTATAATGGTGTT GTTGAAGAGAGGCAAGACATCAGACAGTATTTGCAGGTGGAAGTCCAACCCAAACCTCAACAGGAAGCTGAAGCAATTAATCTGCAAGCTAACTATTCCAAGTGCTTTGATGATGATGGCCGGTTAAAGAGAACAG GAACTCTTTGGACTGCAACATCCCATATAATCACAGCCGTCATTGGCTCCGGTGTGCTATCATTAGCATGGGCTATAGGACAACTTGGGTGGGTTGCTGGACCAACTGTCATGCTTCTTTTTGCTTTTGTAATTCTCTACACGTCCAACCTCCTATCACAGTGCTATAGGTCTGGGAATCCTGTAACTGGACCACGGAATTACACTTACATGGATGCTGTCAAGGCAACCTTAG GAGGGAGAAAAGTAAAAATCTGTGGACTAATTCCGTATATCAATTTATTTGGTGTGGCTATTGGCTACACAATTGCAGCATCAGTCAGCATGAT GGCAAtaaaaagatcaaattgcttcCATGAGAGCAATGGTAAAGATCCCTGTCATATGACAAGCAATGGATACATGATTACCTTTGGAATCATTGAAATCATATTCTCCCAGATCCCTGATTTTGACCAAGTATGGTGGCTGTCCATAGTTGCAGCAGTTATGTCCTTCACATACTCTACTGTTGGTCTTTCTCTTGGCATTGCCAAGGTTGCAG AAAATAAAAGTTTCAGAGGAAGCCTAACAGGCATCAGCATAGGTACCATAACACACGCTGGAACAGTTACTGCAACACAGAAGTTATGGAGGAGTCTACAAGCTCTAGGAGCCATAGCATTTGCATACTCTTATTCCATCATCCTCATTGAAATTCAG GTCTACTGCCAGCCGTTCTTTGCATTTGTGGAGAAATGGAGTGCACAAAGATGGTCAAATAGTGACTTTGTAACGGCAGAATATGACATACCTATCCCTTTTTATGGCGTGTACCAGCTCAATTTTTTCCGGCTGTCGTGGAGAACCGCTTTTGTAATTGTTACTAGTATCATCGCCATGCTCATGCCTTTCTTCAATGATGTTGTCGGCATACTCGGAGCACTAGGATTTTGGCCATTGACAGTATACTTCCCCATCGAGATTTATGTTGCTCAGAAGAAGATTGGGCGATGGACAACTCAATGGATTGGTCTACAGATATTAAGTGCAGCTTGTCTCCTTGTTTCACTATCTGCAGCAATTGGTTCCGTGGCTGGTGTCGTTCTTGAACTCAAAACAtacaaaccctttaaaactagCTATTAG
- the LOC140036716 gene encoding uncharacterized protein isoform X1 produces MGGLRIFLNWNKAYHTMDFILWIYGLHPLPEISSLLPNNWRIALCICLPNLRGDHQMALSLALQRLVSSSSLLSRSLNPLLRPAASAASSSVFDVVDRRSDRPLDHSRELSCFPGSIGVCR; encoded by the exons ATGGGTGGGCTGAGAATCTTTCTTAATTGGAATAAGGCGTATCACACAATGGATTTTATCCTTTGGATTTATGGCCTCCATCCTTTAcctgagatttcttctcttctaCCCAACAATTGGAG GATAGCCTTGTGCATTTGTCTTCCAAATCTGCGTGGAG ATCATCAGATGGCTTTGTCACTAGCTCTTCAGCGGCTGGTCTCATCGAGCAGCCTTCTCAGCCGGTCTCTCAATCCCCTCCTCCGTCCGGCTGCTTCCGCTGCGTCATCAAGTGTTTTCGACGTCGTCGATCGCCGCTCCGATCGTCCTCTCGACCATAGCCGCGAATTATCCTGTTTTccag GAAGTATTGGAGTATGCAGATAA
- the LOC140036716 gene encoding uncharacterized protein isoform X2, producing MASILYLRFLLFYPTIGGFLSQLFAFLRRIALCICLPNLRGDHQMALSLALQRLVSSSSLLSRSLNPLLRPAASAASSSVFDVVDRRSDRPLDHSRELSCFPGSIGVCR from the exons ATGGCCTCCATCCTTTAcctgagatttcttctcttctaCCCAACAATTGGAG GGTTCCTCTCCCAGCTGTTTGCGTTCTTGCGGAG GATAGCCTTGTGCATTTGTCTTCCAAATCTGCGTGGAG ATCATCAGATGGCTTTGTCACTAGCTCTTCAGCGGCTGGTCTCATCGAGCAGCCTTCTCAGCCGGTCTCTCAATCCCCTCCTCCGTCCGGCTGCTTCCGCTGCGTCATCAAGTGTTTTCGACGTCGTCGATCGCCGCTCCGATCGTCCTCTCGACCATAGCCGCGAATTATCCTGTTTTccag GAAGTATTGGAGTATGCAGATAA
- the LOC140036716 gene encoding uncharacterized protein isoform X3 → MASILYLRFLLFYPTIGGFLSQLFAFLRRIALCICLPNLRGDGFVTSSSAAGLIEQPSQPVSQSPPPSGCFRCVIKCFRRRRSPLRSSSRP, encoded by the exons ATGGCCTCCATCCTTTAcctgagatttcttctcttctaCCCAACAATTGGAG GGTTCCTCTCCCAGCTGTTTGCGTTCTTGCGGAG GATAGCCTTGTGCATTTGTCTTCCAAATCTGCGTGGAG ATGGCTTTGTCACTAGCTCTTCAGCGGCTGGTCTCATCGAGCAGCCTTCTCAGCCGGTCTCTCAATCCCCTCCTCCGTCCGGCTGCTTCCGCTGCGTCATCAAGTGTTTTCGACGTCGTCGATCGCCGCTCCGATCGTCCTCTCGACCATAG
- the LOC140036717 gene encoding fimbrin-3-like, whose translation MAKERKAGEVVALKNIRMDNKKEGDGEAYAYLLNVLAPEHCSPATLDAKDPVQRANLVLDLAELMDCKRYLTPKDIVEGSTNLNLAFVAQIFHQRNGLSTDNKKISFTEMMTDDEQMFREERCFRLWINSSGITSYVNSLFEDVRNGWVLLEVLDNIFPGSVNWKQAT comes from the exons ATGgccaaagaaaggaaagctgGAGAAGTTGTCGCTCTAAAGAACATACGCATGGACAATAAAAAAGAAGGG GATGGAGAGGCATATGCTTACCTACTTAATGTACTTGCACCTGAGCACTGTAGTCCAGCCACATTAGATGCAAAGGATCCTGTCCAAAGAGCAAATTTGGTTCTTGACCTTGCAGAGCTTATGGACTGCAAAAGATACTTAACCCCAAAGGATATTGTCGAAGGCTCGACCAACTTGAATCTCGCATTTGTTGCACAGATTTTCCATCAGAG GAATGGCTTGTCCACAGACAATAAGAAGATCTCATTCACAGAGATGATGACTGATGATGAACAAATGTTTAGAGAAGAGAGATGCTTCCGACTGTGGATCAACAGTTCGGGAATCACATCTTATGTCAATAGCCTCTTTGAGGATGTTAGAAATGG TTGGGTATTGTTGGAGGTGCTGGACAATATTTTTCCGGGATCAGTTAATTGGAAGCAGGCAACATAA